From Desulfurococcus sp.:
CTGTAGCTTCAATCCTATCCTAGATATTAAGCTTAAGATGCTAAGATGCAGGGTTTCCCCATATAAGTACCTTCTATAGAGTAGTGAAATTATCTAATCAAAGGAGGATGTAGATGAGGGTGGATTGCTCCGAATGAGTGTAAGGCTAATAGCGAACCGGGGGCTGATGTACACTAAAGCCTGTATAAGCTAAACAGCTCCAATATTCTAGTTCCGGCTTAGCTGGAATACCTAGGCATATTCAAGATATTGAGGCTACACTTCTAAGAGCAGTAAGCTGTTTTCTATTCCATGAGTAGTGCTTATATATGCTCTAGTCAAATCTTGATAAGTATGATAGTATCTGTAGCACGGGTGCTTGATTAAAATATACGTAGGTGTAGGATGCATGGAGGCTAAACAGGGTAGAATACGCAGGGTCTCGGGGCCACTAGTGGTAGCTGAAGGCTTACGAGGTGTAAGCGTCTACGAAGTTATCGAGGTGGGGGAGGAGAGGCTTATAGGAGAAGCTATAGGTGTTGAAGGAGATAAAGCGATACTCCAAGTCTACGAGGATACCTCAGGGCTGAGTGTAGGGGATCCAGTCTACCCGACAGGCCAGCCTCTCTCAGCAGAACTAGGGCCAGGCCTCTTGAAGTCTATATTTGACGGTATTCAGCGGCCTCTACCGGTTCTCGAGGTGCTAGCAGGTATCTTCGTTAAGAGGGGGGTTAAAGCCCCCTCTCTCCCAAGAGATAAAAAGTGGTACTTTAAACCTCTCGTTAAAACAGGTGTTAAAGTCCGTGAGGGAGACTACCTAGGCTACGTTCAGGAGACAGAGGTTGTTAAGCACTACATAATGGTTCCCCCCGGCATCCAGGGAAGTGTTGAATGGGTGGCCAGTGAAGGAGACTACACGATAGTCGAGCCTGTAGCCAAGGTGAATGGCAGCGAGATAACAATGCTGCAGAAGTGGCCTGTGAGAAAGCCTAGACCATTTAACGAGAAGTTGGAGTCTAGGGAGCCACTGGTGACAGGTACTAGAGTCATAGACTTCCTCTTCCCACTCGCTAAAGGCGGTAAGGCAGCTGTACCAGGAGGCTTCGGCACCGGTAAGACTGTCCTCCTTCAAACGCTCACCAAGTGGAGTTTAGCTGATATAACAATCTACGTGGGGTGCGGTGAGAGAGGAAATGAAATGGCTGATGCTCTCCACAGCTTTATGAGGCTGGTTGACCCGCGTAGCGGTAAACCAATGATGGAGAGAAGTGTTTTCATAGCGAACACTAGTAACATGCCTGTTGCAGCAAGAGAGGCGAGCGTGTTCCTAGGCGTGACAATAGGCGAGTACTTCAGGGATATGGGCTACCACGTTCTCTTAGTTGCTGATTCGACAAGCAGGTGGGCTGAGGCTATGAGAGAGATTAGCGGCCGCCTCGAGGAGCTTCCAGGGGAGGAAGGCTTCCCAGCGTACCTTGGCTCAAGGCTAGCCCAGTTCTACGAGAGAAGCGGTTACGTTAAAACTCTCGGCTCTACTGAAAGATATGGTAGCCTAACTATACTTGGAGCAGTATCCCCTCCGGGAGCCGACTTCAGTGAGCCTGTCACTCAATCTACGATTAGATTGGTAAGGGCGCTCTATGCTTTAGATGTTAACCTAGCTTATAGAAGACACTATCCTGCGATCAGCTGGTTAACGAGCTTCAGCCTCTATGCTGATAATGTCAGCGAGTGGTGGTCGAAGATTCACCCAGAGTATATTCAGCTGAGAGAAAAAGCGTTATGGATACTTCAGAGAGAGGCAGAGCTAGAAGAACTTGTTAGACTTGTAGGC
This genomic window contains:
- a CDS encoding V-type ATP synthase subunit A; translated protein: MEAKQGRIRRVSGPLVVAEGLRGVSVYEVIEVGEERLIGEAIGVEGDKAILQVYEDTSGLSVGDPVYPTGQPLSAELGPGLLKSIFDGIQRPLPVLEVLAGIFVKRGVKAPSLPRDKKWYFKPLVKTGVKVREGDYLGYVQETEVVKHYIMVPPGIQGSVEWVASEGDYTIVEPVAKVNGSEITMLQKWPVRKPRPFNEKLESREPLVTGTRVIDFLFPLAKGGKAAVPGGFGTGKTVLLQTLTKWSLADITIYVGCGERGNEMADALHSFMRLVDPRSGKPMMERSVFIANTSNMPVAAREASVFLGVTIGEYFRDMGYHVLLVADSTSRWAEAMREISGRLEELPGEEGFPAYLGSRLAQFYERSGYVKTLGSTERYGSLTILGAVSPPGADFSEPVTQSTIRLVRALYALDVNLAYRRHYPAISWLTSFSLYADNVSEWWSKIHPEYIQLREKALWILQREAELEELVRLVGADALPVEDRLTLDVARMIREDFLQQNAFSTVDAFSHPVKTVRIIEAIIRFYEKGLEAIKQGVPFEKIRGMKVKEKIARMKDIMLGEDTREFDDVFTTMDNEFKELVEEGSRIGV